Below is a window of Lysobacterales bacterium DNA.
CCAGGTCCGGCACAGCGCGATCTACGAAGGGTGGGTCCGCCATCGGCGCCACGAGGGTCGCGCCCACGCCTTCCGTTACCGGCTGGCGATGCTCTACCTGGACCTGGCCGAGCTGCCGGACCTGTTCTCCGGCACCCGGCTGTGGTCGCTCGGGCGCGGGCGTCCGGCGCAGTTCCGGCGGTCCGATTACCTGTCGCCCGGCGAGCTGCCGCTGGCGGAGGCGGTACGCAACCGGGTCGCGGCGGAACTCGGCGAGCGGCCTGCCGGACCGGTCCGGATGCTCGCCCACGCCCGCTACTTCGGCCTGTGCTTCAACCCGGTGACCTTCTACTACTGCTTCACGGACGACGGCGCAGGCTTGGTCGCCATCGTGGCCGAGATCACCAACACCCCCTGGAACGAGCGCCACGTCGAGGTCCTGGACTGCCGGGGCGCCGCCGGCCAGGGACGAGCCCTGCATTTCCGCTTTCCCAAACGCTTCCATGTCTCGCCCTTCCTGCCGATGGACCGCCGCTACCACTGGTCGTTCGAACCCCCGGGCGACGAATTGCGGGTTCACATGGATGTCCTCCGCGACGACGGCAGGAGCTTCGACGCCACCCTGGTGCTGGAGCGTCGCGAGGCCTCGCCCGGCGCCCTCGACCGCCTGGTCTGGCGGTTTCCGCTGATGACCGCCCGGGTGCTGCTGGCCATCTACTGGCAAGCATTGCGGCTGTGGCTGAAAGGCAACCGCTTCCACCCCCATCCCCGCCACAGCACCCAGGACGGCAATCGATGAGCGCACAGTCGCAGGCGGCGCCTGCCCACGGTCAGCCGCGTCCCCACGTCCTGCGCAGTCGGGTGCTGGCAACCCTCGCCGCGCTCCGCGAGGGCTGCCTGACGCTGGTCGAGGACGGCCATGAGCAGCGCCTGGGCGCCGTCGAGGGCAGCGATCCCCTGCACGTCCGGGTCAGCATCCGCCGGCCGGCCGCGTGGCGCGCCCTCGCGCTGGGCGGCAGCATCGGCGCGGCGGAAAGCTATGCCGACGGCGACTGGGAGTGCGACGACCTGGTCGCACTGGTCCGGCTGCTGGTGCGCAACCGGGACCTGCTCGACCGCATGGACGGCGGCCTGGTCCGGCTGGCCGGATGGCTCTGGGAACGACTGAGTCCCGGCCGACGCAATACCCGGGCCGGCAGCCGCCGCAACATCGCCGCCCACTACGACCTGGGCAACCGTCTGTTCTCGTTGTTCCTGGACGACAGCCTGATGTACTCGTCGGCGGTGTATGCGCGGCCCGACGAAACCCTGGCCGAGGCATCGACTCGCAAGCTGGAGCGAATCTGCGCCAAGCTGGAGCTGGGACCGGACGACCACGTGGTCGAGATCGGCTCCGGCTGGGGCGGATTCGCGATCCATGCCGCCAGTCGACATGGCTGCCGGGTGACCACCACCACAATCTCCCGGGAGCAGTTCGCCCTGGCCAGCGGACGCGTCCGCGAGGCCGGCCTCGCCGACCGCGTCGAGGTCCTGCTCAGCGACTACCGGGACCTGCGGGGGCGCTACGACAAGCTGGTCTCGATCGAGATGATCGAAGCGGTCGGCGCCGATTTCCTCGACACCTACATGGCCAAGGTGTCCTCGCTGCTCGCGCCCGATGGCATGGCCCTGATCCAGGCCATCACCATCGAGGAGCACCGATACCGGAGGGCGTTGCGCACCCTGGACTTCATCAAGAAGCACATCTTCCCCGGCAGCTTCATCCCTGCCCTGACTCCCATCATGCAGGCGGTGACCCGCAGCACCGACCTGAAGCTGTTCAACCTGGAGGACATCGGCCCGAGCTATGCGCTCACCCTGCGCGCCTGGCGCGAGCGCTTCAATGGCAATCTGGCGCAGGCCAGGGCCTTGGGCTACGACGAGCGCTTCTGCCGCATGTGGACCTTCTATCTGGCCTATTGCGAGGGCGGCTTCCTGGAGCGCGCCCTGGGCGATGTGCAACTGTTGCTGACCAAGCCGGGCTGCCGCCGCCTGCAGTTCCTGCCCGACCTGGCGGTCGAGGTCTGACGCCATGCGCCTGTGGCTCAACGCGATCGGCTACCAGGCCACCTGGGTAGCAGCGGTGGCCGGCGCCGGATGGGGCTGGTGGTGGCTGGGGCCCGCCATCTGCCTGCTGTTCATCGCCTGGCACTTCCGCGCCACGCCCTGGCCGATGGCCGATCTGCGGCTGCTCGCCCTGGCGGTGCTGCTGGGCCTGGTGGTGGATACGCTCTGGTTGCAGGGCGGCCTGCTGCGCTTCGCCAGCGCCGTACCGTCGCCGGACTGGGCCCCGGTGTGGATCCTGGCCCTGTGGGCGGCCTTCGCGCTCACGCTCAACCATTGCCTGCGGTCGCTGCAGGGGCGTCCCTGGCTGGCTGCCGCGCTGGGCCTGTTCGGGGCGCCCCTGGCGTACTGGCTGGCAGCCAGGACCTGGGCGGCCGCGGAACTGCTGGCGCCGACCTGGACCGTGCTGGTCAGCATCGGCGTCGCCTGGGCGGTGCTCACGCCGCTGCTGCTGGGCATCGCCGCGCGCTGGCGTGCCGGGCAGACGGCATGAGTCCCTGGCAGGCGGTTGCCTGGGTCTGGCTCGCCTCGGCGCTGGCCATGGTGCTGGCCTGGCTGGTGCAAAGGCGCACCCGCAACGCCACCAGCGTGGACGCGGTATGGGCGGGCAGCCTGGCTCTGGCGGCGCTGTTCTATGGCGCGGTGGCGCCCGGCGACGGTCGGGTCCGGTTGCTGGTTGCGGTGCTTGGCGCGCTTTGGGGCTTCCGGCTGTGCCTGCACGTGCTGGCGCGTGCGCTCCACGAGGCCGAGGACGGCCGGTATGCCTATCTGCGCCGGCACTGGCGCGGCGACCAGCGCCTGTTCTTCGTCTTCTACCAGGGCCAGGCCCTGCTGGTCGCGCTGTTTTCCCTGGCGTTTCTCGCGCCGGCCTGGAATCCGGGGCCGGCGAACTGGCCCTGGCTGGCGGCGGCCGTGGCGATGTGGCTGCTGGCCCTGGTCGGTGAGACGATCGCCGATCGCCAGCTCGTGCGCTGGCGCAGCCGTTCCGAGCATCGCGGCCGGACCCTGCGTACCGGGCTGTGGCGCTATTCCCGGCACCCCAACTACTTCTTCGAATGGCTGCACTGGTTCGCCTATCTGCCGCTGGCGATCGGCTCCCCGCTGTTCTCCCTGGCGCTGCTGGCCCCCGCGCTGATGTTCGTCTCGCTGAACTGGGTCACCGGAATACCGTTCACCGAGGCGCAGGCGGTGCGCAGCCGCGGCGACGACTACCGGCGTTACCAGCAGCAGACCTCGCGGTTCTTTCCTTGGTTTCCCGCCCGCGTGTCGCAGGAGGATCGATGACCGCCATCCGGCTTGCCGAACGCGGGCTGCTGCCCGATTGGCTGATCCGCGCCGGCATCCGGCAACTGAACCGGCAGCGCCTGCGCAGCCTGATGGCCGGCGGCGCCGCCGCTGCGGCGCGCCGCCAGGAGATGCTGCTGGCCGAACTGGCCGACAGTCCGCTGGCGATCGAGACGGCAGCGGCCAACGAGCAGCACTATGAGCTGCCGCCTGAATTCTTCGCGCTCTGCCTGGGACCGCGATTCAAGTATTCGGCCTGTCTGTTCGAGGACGCCGGCCGCACCCTGGCGCAGGCCGAGGAAGCGATGTTGTCCCTGTATGCCGAACGTGCCGGGCTGGCCGACGGCCAGGACATCCTCGAGCTGGGTTGCGGTTGGGGATCGCTGTCGCTCTGGCTTGCGCAACGCTACCCGGATGCGCGCATCACCGGGGTGTCCAATTCGGCGCCCCAGCGGCGCTTCATCGAGTCCCGGGCGGAAGCCCTCGGGCTGGACAACCTGCGCATCCTTACCTGCGACGTCAATGTCCTGCAGCTGCCGGCGTCCAGCTTCGACCGCGTTGTTTCGATCGAGATGTTCGAGCACCTGCGCAACTACAGGACCATGCTGGCGCGCATCGCCGGCTGGCTGCGCCCGGGCGGCGCCCTGTTCGTGCACATCTTCTGCCACGAGCGCTTGGCCTACCCGTTCGAGACGCAGGGCGGTCACAACTGGATGGGGCGGTACTTCTTCACCGGCGGCCTCATGCCGGCCTTCGACACCCTGGCGCACTTCCAGGACGACCTTCGCCTCGAGCAGCGCTGGCGGGTCGACGGGCACCACTACCAGCGCACCGCCGATGCCTGGCTGGCCAACCACGACGCCAACGCCGAGGCGGTGATGGCGGTGATGCGGCAGACCTACGGCGAGGCCGATGCGGCGCTGTGGAACCAGCGCTGGCGGATCTTCTGGATGGCCTGCGCCGAGACCTTCGGGTTCGCCGGCGGCGGGGAATGGCTGGTCGGCCATTACCTGTTCCGCAAGCCTTCCGCGTCGGCGCAGGCCCCTGCCGAAACGGCCTGAGCGCCGTTCGAAGCGGTGTCCCGGCACATCCGCCGGGCCGGTCGCGCCCATGGCGGGCGTGCGCTGCGGCTGAGGTAGCGCGGCGTTTCGAAGGACCGCTGTCGGCATCCGCGGCGGACGGCCGCGCGACGGCGCGGCGCGCCGGTGATTGGCCTTGCGCCAGGGCGCGTGCGCAACCGATCCGGTCGCGCATACGAAAAAACCCCGGCTTGCGCCGGGGTTTTTTCTTGACCGGAGGGTGTTCCGATCAGTTCTGCACGACCAGCTCGACGCGACGGTTGCGCTGACGGCCCTCGCGGGTCGCATTGTCGGCGATCGGGCTGTTCTCGCCGTAGCCGCGCGCGTTCAGGCGGCTGGCGTTGATGCCGTTGCCGACCAGGTAGTCATAGACCGCCTGGGCGCGACGCTCGGACAGGCCCTGGTTGTACTGGTCCGAACCGATGCTGTCGGTGTGGCCGGCAACCTCGACGCGGATGTCGGGGTACTGGCGCAGGACCTCGGTGGCCTCGTCCAGGGTCTGGCGCGATTCCGGACGCAGGGTCGACTTGTCGAAGTCGAACTCGACGCCACGCAGGTCGATCGCCACCGGCAGCGGGCAGCCGTCCGGACCGACCACGGTGCCGGCCGGGGTGTTCGGGCAGCGGTCATCGCAGTCGTTGACGCCATCGCCGTCGCTGTCCAGCTCGGAGCAGTGCGGCTCCGGCGGCGGCGGCGGCGGGATGTACGGCTCGGGCTCGACCGGCATCTCGACGGAGCCGAGGGCGATCTGCAGGCCCAGGGCAAACACCCAGTCGCCGTAGCTCGAGTTGTTGGGCAGCGACTCGCCGTCCATGTCGTGGCGGTAGAAGGCCTCGGCCCGGCCGCGCACGCGCGGGTTGAAGTCATAGGACAGACCGCCACCGGCCTGCGCCATGAAGTCCCAGCCGTTCTCGCTGCCGGTGCGGCGATGATTGTTGGCGCCGCCACCGACCAGGATGTAGGGCTTGAAGTCGCCCGAGCCGAAGAACTGGCGGTAGGTCAGGCTCATGCCCATGTTGGCCCAGTGGCCATTGGGCGCCGACTTGGGCAGGTTGTTGCGGGTGGTGCGGTCGACCGAGAACTCGATCGAGGCGTTGTTGCCGAAATACTTGCCGATACCCAGCGCGCCGAACACCGAGCCTTCCTCGGTATTGCGGTCGGAATCGCTGTGGTAGTAGCCAACGCTGGGCGCCACGTACCAGCCGTCGGCGGCCTGAGCCACGCCGGCCGAAGCGAACAGGCCCATGGCGATGGAGG
It encodes the following:
- a CDS encoding DUF1365 domain-containing protein; the encoded protein is MSQVRHSAIYEGWVRHRRHEGRAHAFRYRLAMLYLDLAELPDLFSGTRLWSLGRGRPAQFRRSDYLSPGELPLAEAVRNRVAAELGERPAGPVRMLAHARYFGLCFNPVTFYYCFTDDGAGLVAIVAEITNTPWNERHVEVLDCRGAAGQGRALHFRFPKRFHVSPFLPMDRRYHWSFEPPGDELRVHMDVLRDDGRSFDATLVLERREASPGALDRLVWRFPLMTARVLLAIYWQALRLWLKGNRFHPHPRHSTQDGNR
- a CDS encoding class I SAM-dependent methyltransferase; protein product: MSAQSQAAPAHGQPRPHVLRSRVLATLAALREGCLTLVEDGHEQRLGAVEGSDPLHVRVSIRRPAAWRALALGGSIGAAESYADGDWECDDLVALVRLLVRNRDLLDRMDGGLVRLAGWLWERLSPGRRNTRAGSRRNIAAHYDLGNRLFSLFLDDSLMYSSAVYARPDETLAEASTRKLERICAKLELGPDDHVVEIGSGWGGFAIHAASRHGCRVTTTTISREQFALASGRVREAGLADRVEVLLSDYRDLRGRYDKLVSIEMIEAVGADFLDTYMAKVSSLLAPDGMALIQAITIEEHRYRRALRTLDFIKKHIFPGSFIPALTPIMQAVTRSTDLKLFNLEDIGPSYALTLRAWRERFNGNLAQARALGYDERFCRMWTFYLAYCEGGFLERALGDVQLLLTKPGCRRLQFLPDLAVEV
- a CDS encoding DUF2878 domain-containing protein; the encoded protein is MRLWLNAIGYQATWVAAVAGAGWGWWWLGPAICLLFIAWHFRATPWPMADLRLLALAVLLGLVVDTLWLQGGLLRFASAVPSPDWAPVWILALWAAFALTLNHCLRSLQGRPWLAAALGLFGAPLAYWLAARTWAAAELLAPTWTVLVSIGVAWAVLTPLLLGIAARWRAGQTA
- a CDS encoding DUF1295 domain-containing protein, producing the protein MSPWQAVAWVWLASALAMVLAWLVQRRTRNATSVDAVWAGSLALAALFYGAVAPGDGRVRLLVAVLGALWGFRLCLHVLARALHEAEDGRYAYLRRHWRGDQRLFFVFYQGQALLVALFSLAFLAPAWNPGPANWPWLAAAVAMWLLALVGETIADRQLVRWRSRSEHRGRTLRTGLWRYSRHPNYFFEWLHWFAYLPLAIGSPLFSLALLAPALMFVSLNWVTGIPFTEAQAVRSRGDDYRRYQQQTSRFFPWFPARVSQEDR
- a CDS encoding class I SAM-dependent methyltransferase translates to MTAIRLAERGLLPDWLIRAGIRQLNRQRLRSLMAGGAAAAARRQEMLLAELADSPLAIETAAANEQHYELPPEFFALCLGPRFKYSACLFEDAGRTLAQAEEAMLSLYAERAGLADGQDILELGCGWGSLSLWLAQRYPDARITGVSNSAPQRRFIESRAEALGLDNLRILTCDVNVLQLPASSFDRVVSIEMFEHLRNYRTMLARIAGWLRPGGALFVHIFCHERLAYPFETQGGHNWMGRYFFTGGLMPAFDTLAHFQDDLRLEQRWRVDGHHYQRTADAWLANHDANAEAVMAVMRQTYGEADAALWNQRWRIFWMACAETFGFAGGGEWLVGHYLFRKPSASAQAPAETA
- a CDS encoding OmpA family protein, with protein sequence MRRNRLMASIAMGLFASAGVAQAADGWYVAPSVGYYHSDSDRNTEEGSVFGALGIGKYFGNNASIEFSVDRTTRNNLPKSAPNGHWANMGMSLTYRQFFGSGDFKPYILVGGGANNHRRTGSENGWDFMAQAGGGLSYDFNPRVRGRAEAFYRHDMDGESLPNNSSYGDWVFALGLQIALGSVEMPVEPEPYIPPPPPPEPHCSELDSDGDGVNDCDDRCPNTPAGTVVGPDGCPLPVAIDLRGVEFDFDKSTLRPESRQTLDEATEVLRQYPDIRVEVAGHTDSIGSDQYNQGLSERRAQAVYDYLVGNGINASRLNARGYGENSPIADNATREGRQRNRRVELVVQN